The genomic region TTCTTACCGCGGTTCCGGAAACATACAGGCTTTTGTCCTTGCTTCTGAATTAAAGGGAAGGGAAGTGCTTGGTGTTGATATTACAGTTGAAGGGGCTGCTGCCGGTGAATGGTATACGGCTGTTGCAGGAAATGAATGGAAAAATGAAATAAGGCTTTCTCCTGAAACAGATGCAGAAACTCAGGCGGTAACATACAAAGGTTCAACATCGGATCCGGAGTTTATAAAGGCATATGTTACAGAAGGACTTGGTCTTGCGGCAAATGCTGATGCTTTTCCTTCAAAAGTAAGTGTTTGCTTTACTGTAAAAGATACAGGACCTGTACCGGAAACTCATTTTACTTTTAAGGGAGCCTTCACTTTAAAACATTTTAAGTATCTTTTTACTCAGACTCAGTACTGGCTCTGGTTTAAGAATACGCTTGTGATTTCTTTGTGGACGGCACTGCTTACGGTAATTATTTCTTCCATCAGTGCCTATGTATTTTCCCGCTTTCATTTTGTGTTTAAGAAGACGCTTATGATGAGCCTTCTGGTTCTTCAGATTTTCCCTTCGTTCGTCGGCATGATTGCTATTTATGTAATTCTTAACCGTATAGGCGGACTGGATACTCTCTGGGGACTGGTTCTTGTTTATGTTGCAGGTAACATTCCTTATAACACCTGGATGGTAAAAAGCTATATGGATACTGTAAGCCGTAATCTTGATGAGGCAGCCCGTATTGACGGTGCAAGTCATTTCAGGATTTACAGCACCATAATTCTTCCTGTAACAAAACCTATAATCACGTTCCTTGCAATTTCAAGCTTTACGGGGCCATGGATGGATTTTATTTTCCCTAAGATGGTTCTCCGCAGTCCTGAAAAACAGACTCTGGCAATCGGACTGTTCAGTTTTGTTTCTGATAAGAAACAGGAGTTCACGACATTTGCAGCCGGTTCCCTGATTATTTCAATTCCATTCATCATTTTCTTCCTTCTTACTCAGAGAAGCATGATGGTTTCAATGGGATCAGGTGCCGTAAAAGAATAGAAAAATATTGGAGTAAAAAAAATGACATCTTATTCGTTTGACAGTAAAAGTCTTTTTAAAGACGGTAAGCGCTGGTTCCCTGTTATGGGAGAAATTCATTATTCCCGTTATCCTGAACAGTACTGGAAAGAAGCTGTTCTTAAAATGAAGGAAGGCGGCGTTGACGTTATAAGCAGTTATGTAATCTGGATTCATCATGAAGAAGAAGAAAATAAATGGGACTGGAGCGGATGCCGTAATTTGAGAAAATTTGTCGAAGTCATTAAGGAATGCGGAATGTCCATGCTTCTTCGTATTGGACCATGGGTTCATGCGGAAGTAAGGAACGGCGGTTTTCCTGACTGGCTTTTGAAAAAATGTCCTGATGCCCGTACGAACAGTGAGGCTTATTTTGCCGAGGTAAAGAAACTGTATGAAGAAACTTTTGAACAGGTAAAGGGGCTGATGCTTAAAGACGGCGGACCGATTATCGGAGTTCAGATTGAAAATGAATTCGGTCACTGCGGCGGTCTCTGGGGTGAAGAAGGCGAGCTTCACATGAAGCGTCTTACTCAGATGGCAAAGGATGTCGGCTTTGATGTTCCTCTTTATACTGCAACAGGATGGGGCGGTGCTGTTACCGGCGGACTTCTTCCTGTAATGGGCGGATACTGTGAAGCTCCATGGGATCCCCGTGCAACAGAAATTGAACCAAGCGTAAACTATGTCTTTACCTATGAGCGAAATGACCACGGAATCGGAAGTGATTATGGTCTCGGAGAAGGCATTACTTTTGACATGAACAAGTTTCCTTATCTTACCGCGGAACTGGGGGGCGGACTTCAGGTTACCTATAAGAGACGTCCTGTTGCCCGTGGAAAAGATATTGGCGGCATGAGTCTTGCAAAGATGGGAAGCGGCTGTAATCTTCTGGGCTATTACATGTATCACGGCGGCTGCAATCCTGAAGGAAAGCTTACGACTCTTGAAGAAAATACTTCTACAGGTTCCATTAATGATCTTCCTGTAAAGAATTACGATTTCAGGGCCCCTCTTGGTGAATATGGAAAACCCAATGCAACTTACGGAGAAATAAAACTTTATTCTCTTTTCCTTCACGACTTTGGTGAATTTATGGCTGGAACAGATACTTATATTCCTGAAGAAAATCCTGTGGATGCAGACAATCTTACTGCCTTGAGGACTTCATGGAGGTATTCTGAATGTAAGTCCTGCGGTAAAAAGAAAGGATTCGTATTTGTAAACAACTATCAGCGCAGATATAAAATGGCTGATCACAGAAACGTGGTTTTAAAGAATGCAGATGCAGGGGTGGATTTTACTGCGGTTGATGTTTTTGACGGAGACATGTTCTTCCTTCCATTTAATTTTGCCGTGGGAAAGAATAATCTTGCCTGGTCTCTTGCAACTCCACTTTGTTCCCTTAATGAAAAAGCTTTTGTTTTTTACAGTGCTGCCCGTCCTGCCGGAAAGCTTTTTGCCGGGGAATCTTCTGTAAGGGATATTACTGATGCTGATAAGACATTGTACTGTTTTGATAAGATTGAAGATGCCGGAATAAAAATAATAACTCTTACCAGAGATGATGCTCTTAATGCTCACAAGGTAAAAGCCGGCTGCGGAAAGGAATTTATTTTTATTACTGATGCTGCTCTTTATCAGGAAAAACTTGAGGGAAAGATTCTGCTTCATTTTGAGACAGAAAAGGAATGTGAAGTAAAGGTTTATCCTGCATTTGAAAACATCCCGGCAGGGTTTGAGTATGTACGCAATGAGAATGGTTTTGCAGTTTATAAAACCGGTGCTTCTGGAAAACTTGCTGTGGAATCTTCGGAAAAAACTGAAGGGGAAAAACTCGTACTTACCGTAAAGACTGAAGCCTTTGAAAGTGAAGATGCCTTTATAGAAATCAATTATACCGGAAACTGTGCAAGACTGTATGAAGGTGGAATGCTTAAAGATGATTCGATTTATATAG from Treponema rectale harbors:
- a CDS encoding sugar ABC transporter permease; its protein translation is MTRAGNIVNKTVIYVVFVLISIAVFYPLVYVVAGAFAPGSGISDMSIVPFTREYTVDDGSEKNGAVFDKTSDSYRGSGNIQAFVLASELKGREVLGVDITVEGAAAGEWYTAVAGNEWKNEIRLSPETDAETQAVTYKGSTSDPEFIKAYVTEGLGLAANADAFPSKVSVCFTVKDTGPVPETHFTFKGAFTLKHFKYLFTQTQYWLWFKNTLVISLWTALLTVIISSISAYVFSRFHFVFKKTLMMSLLVLQIFPSFVGMIAIYVILNRIGGLDTLWGLVLVYVAGNIPYNTWMVKSYMDTVSRNLDEAARIDGASHFRIYSTIILPVTKPIITFLAISSFTGPWMDFIFPKMVLRSPEKQTLAIGLFSFVSDKKQEFTTFAAGSLIISIPFIIFFLLTQRSMMVSMGSGAVKE
- a CDS encoding beta-galactosidase, translating into MTSYSFDSKSLFKDGKRWFPVMGEIHYSRYPEQYWKEAVLKMKEGGVDVISSYVIWIHHEEEENKWDWSGCRNLRKFVEVIKECGMSMLLRIGPWVHAEVRNGGFPDWLLKKCPDARTNSEAYFAEVKKLYEETFEQVKGLMLKDGGPIIGVQIENEFGHCGGLWGEEGELHMKRLTQMAKDVGFDVPLYTATGWGGAVTGGLLPVMGGYCEAPWDPRATEIEPSVNYVFTYERNDHGIGSDYGLGEGITFDMNKFPYLTAELGGGLQVTYKRRPVARGKDIGGMSLAKMGSGCNLLGYYMYHGGCNPEGKLTTLEENTSTGSINDLPVKNYDFRAPLGEYGKPNATYGEIKLYSLFLHDFGEFMAGTDTYIPEENPVDADNLTALRTSWRYSECKSCGKKKGFVFVNNYQRRYKMADHRNVVLKNADAGVDFTAVDVFDGDMFFLPFNFAVGKNNLAWSLATPLCSLNEKAFVFYSAARPAGKLFAGESSVRDITDADKTLYCFDKIEDAGIKIITLTRDDALNAHKVKAGCGKEFIFITDAALYQEKLEGKILLHFETEKECEVKVYPAFENIPAGFEYVRNENGFAVYKTGASGKLAVESSEKTEGEKLVLTVKTEAFESEDAFIEINYTGNCARLYEGGMLKDDSIYIGEEFPWRIYLKRFGKGAHEFRIEIDPLLASQKTVNFIETWPDFAGDSLCRVNSLLSGLETSVTVEL